The Halodesulfovibrio sp. genome contains a region encoding:
- the gatC gene encoding Asp-tRNA(Asn)/Glu-tRNA(Gln) amidotransferase subunit GatC, with protein MSITPERVAQIAKLARLELDDEKQRLFAGQFEDILKYMDTLNELDTAGTEPLYSPVEQPTPLREDKVEKDFTREEIVSNAPETDGKFFIVPKIV; from the coding sequence ATGAGCATTACTCCTGAACGGGTAGCACAAATTGCCAAGCTGGCCCGACTTGAACTCGACGATGAAAAACAACGCCTGTTCGCAGGTCAGTTTGAAGATATTCTGAAATACATGGACACATTGAACGAACTCGACACAGCTGGAACCGAACCGTTGTACAGCCCTGTTGAACAGCCTACTCCGCTACGTGAAGACAAAGTTGAAAAAGACTTTACACGCGAAGAGATTGTTTCCAACGCACCGGAAACAGACGGCAAATTCTTTATTGTTCCTAAGATTGTTTAA
- the mnmA gene encoding tRNA 2-thiouridine(34) synthase MnmA codes for MTIAVAVSGGTDSLYALLTLKEQGHNIFALHAHFLAPCKEREEAIGAMCASLDIPFHAVDLHEEFEQCVVEPFMNEYVQGRTPNPCAICNATMKFGALLREAERLGADTIATGHYAVLEDHPVYGRTLSRGHDPKKDQSYFLSLVPKSQLEKALFPLGKMKKEDIKAELAERGIVPAYPSESQEICFVPNDDYRAFLLQKGAELGTAGNMELADGTIVGKHNGLWQYTEGQRKGLGIAWKEPLYVIKKDLEKNVLVVGPKQELFSTGCTVSHMNYLVAPEHWGTKLLARTRYRQQPISVTLHEQNDILIVTYTEPQSPPASGQVFCLYDEDLTVLGGGIIESSLYT; via the coding sequence ATGACTATTGCAGTTGCAGTCAGCGGCGGAACAGATTCGCTTTACGCCTTGCTCACATTGAAAGAACAAGGACACAATATTTTTGCACTTCATGCGCACTTTCTTGCCCCCTGCAAAGAGCGCGAAGAAGCTATTGGCGCCATGTGTGCTTCCTTGGATATCCCGTTTCACGCAGTAGACTTGCACGAAGAGTTCGAACAATGCGTCGTTGAACCTTTCATGAACGAATATGTACAGGGTCGCACTCCGAATCCTTGTGCAATCTGCAATGCAACTATGAAATTCGGTGCACTGCTGCGTGAAGCAGAACGATTAGGGGCGGACACAATTGCAACAGGTCACTACGCAGTATTAGAAGATCACCCAGTATACGGCCGCACATTATCCCGTGGTCATGACCCAAAAAAAGATCAAAGCTACTTTCTGTCACTTGTTCCTAAGTCACAATTGGAAAAAGCACTCTTTCCTCTGGGAAAAATGAAAAAAGAAGACATCAAAGCAGAGTTGGCTGAACGAGGTATTGTACCAGCATACCCAAGTGAAAGTCAGGAAATCTGTTTTGTTCCCAATGATGACTATCGCGCTTTTTTGCTTCAAAAAGGTGCTGAACTTGGTACAGCTGGAAACATGGAACTTGCCGATGGCACAATTGTCGGCAAGCACAACGGGCTGTGGCAATATACAGAAGGGCAACGTAAAGGTCTTGGCATTGCTTGGAAAGAGCCGCTCTACGTTATTAAAAAAGACCTTGAAAAAAATGTGCTTGTTGTGGGGCCTAAGCAGGAACTCTTTTCCACAGGCTGTACCGTAAGCCATATGAACTATCTTGTTGCCCCGGAGCATTGGGGAACCAAGCTTCTGGCTCGAACTCGCTACCGGCAGCAACCTATCTCCGTAACACTGCATGAACAGAATGATATTTTGATTGTTACGTATACTGAACCACAATCACCTCCCGCAAGCGGTCAAGTATTCTGCTTATATGATGAAGACCTGACTGTATTAGGTGGCGGCATTATAGAAAGCTCCTTGTACACATAA
- the uvrC gene encoding excinuclease ABC subunit UvrC — protein MEPIDLKTIPVSPGVYLYKDAHGRVVYVGKAKHLRKRVASYFRPPETQTPKTRAMLRQAQSISTLITTTEKEALLLEASLIKKHRPRYNILLRDDKQYVLFKLNKKHKWPRLTLTRKVLKDGSKYFGPFTSSHSAWQTLKAIHKVFQLRRCADRAFANRVRPCLYHHIGQCLAPCCLEISHDDYLEQVQRVELLLSGKSNELVEALTEKMYAASEIMDFETAAQLRDQIKAVEVTVEKQAAVIPTAHDMDVIGLGETDAGLALGILFIRGGILIDKKYYFWAGLGLEEAPELLQSFIAQYYGVNSFVPSRVVVPWGNDVLGDETNSEPLAAHAEALTELRGMLVRVAPPRNDTESKLVTMATANAIDDSKNKRAVSPLTILQKKLGMAEEPYRTEIVDVSHTSGKDTRVGMVVFEGDAPAKDQYRTYAFSDEESGGDDYGVLALWMKRRLESGPPWPDLLLIDGGRGQLNAVTSVLEAHGQSSLCTVISIAKARKDESGRADRRKGNIEDRIFLPGRSNPLQLKAGAPELLLLQHMRDLCHDYSIGRHRRARAGRALTGELQRIHGIGPSMAKKLWAQYSSVKEMAEASVEDLMKIEGVGRKKAEAIYSGLSVFRS, from the coding sequence ATGGAACCAATAGATTTGAAGACTATTCCCGTTTCACCGGGAGTCTATTTATATAAAGATGCACATGGGCGCGTTGTCTATGTGGGGAAGGCGAAGCACTTGCGAAAGCGAGTTGCGTCGTATTTTCGTCCGCCTGAGACGCAGACACCTAAGACGCGGGCAATGTTGCGGCAGGCACAGTCTATTTCTACGTTGATAACAACAACGGAGAAAGAAGCACTTTTGCTTGAAGCAAGCCTTATTAAGAAGCATAGACCGCGATATAATATTTTGCTGCGCGATGATAAGCAGTATGTACTTTTCAAGCTGAATAAAAAGCACAAGTGGCCTCGGCTGACATTGACGCGCAAGGTGCTTAAAGATGGTTCAAAATATTTTGGTCCGTTCACCTCGTCCCATTCTGCGTGGCAAACGCTCAAAGCTATTCATAAGGTGTTTCAGTTGCGGAGATGTGCAGACAGAGCTTTCGCAAATAGGGTGCGCCCTTGTCTGTATCACCATATTGGACAGTGCCTTGCGCCATGTTGTCTTGAAATTTCGCACGATGATTATCTTGAACAAGTTCAGCGGGTAGAATTGTTGCTGTCTGGAAAATCTAATGAATTGGTCGAAGCTTTGACGGAGAAGATGTATGCGGCTTCGGAAATTATGGACTTTGAAACAGCTGCCCAGTTGCGAGATCAGATTAAAGCGGTAGAGGTGACGGTCGAGAAACAAGCGGCAGTTATTCCGACTGCTCATGATATGGATGTTATCGGACTCGGTGAAACTGATGCAGGACTGGCTCTTGGTATTTTGTTTATCCGCGGCGGGATTCTTATCGACAAAAAATACTATTTTTGGGCAGGACTTGGGCTGGAGGAAGCCCCTGAGTTACTTCAATCGTTTATTGCTCAGTATTATGGCGTGAACAGCTTTGTTCCTTCGCGCGTGGTTGTTCCTTGGGGAAATGATGTGCTTGGGGATGAGACAAACAGCGAGCCGTTAGCAGCACATGCAGAAGCGTTGACAGAGCTTCGTGGTATGTTGGTTCGTGTTGCACCACCACGTAATGATACAGAAAGCAAGCTTGTAACCATGGCAACAGCGAACGCAATTGATGATTCCAAAAATAAACGCGCTGTCAGTCCGCTTACTATTCTGCAAAAAAAATTAGGCATGGCAGAAGAACCTTACCGTACTGAAATTGTCGATGTTTCCCATACCTCTGGTAAAGATACGCGGGTAGGTATGGTTGTTTTTGAAGGTGATGCACCTGCAAAAGATCAGTACCGAACTTACGCATTTTCTGATGAAGAAAGTGGCGGAGATGACTACGGTGTGCTTGCATTATGGATGAAGCGTCGCCTTGAGTCTGGTCCTCCGTGGCCTGATTTATTGCTGATTGATGGCGGGCGTGGACAATTGAACGCTGTGACAAGTGTGCTCGAAGCGCATGGGCAAAGTAGTTTATGCACTGTGATTTCTATTGCAAAAGCACGCAAAGATGAATCCGGCAGAGCAGATAGGCGCAAGGGGAATATTGAAGATAGAATTTTCCTGCCCGGACGATCTAATCCTTTGCAACTAAAAGCCGGAGCACCAGAGTTACTGCTTTTGCAGCATATGCGTGACCTTTGCCATGACTACTCTATTGGTCGGCATAGAAGAGCGCGAGCAGGAAGAGCTTTAACGGGTGAACTTCAGCGTATTCATGGTATTGGACCAAGCATGGCAAAAAAGCTATGGGCGCAGTATTCTTCTGTTAAAGAAATGGCAGAAGCATCTGTCGAGGATTTAATGAAAATTGAAGGTGTTGGCAGAAAAAAAGCCGAGGCAATTTATTCAGGGCTTTCTGTTTTTCGCAGCTAA
- a CDS encoding enoyl-ACP reductase: MLLEGKRALILGVANNKSIAYGIAKEFKENGAKLAFNFLGDALKKRVEPICEELDGDFIFQCDVSSDDEIAEAVKLVEEKWGGVDIIVHSIGFADRKDLQGRFIETSRDGFKLAMDISAYSLTAVCGAFEHLLTDNASIITLSYYGSEKVITNYNVMGVAKAALEASVRYLAVDLGEKNVRINAISAGPIKTLAASGISGFRKILNYIEDNAPQQRNVTTEDVGRSALYLASDLSSGVTGEVLHVDCGYHVVGIGIK; this comes from the coding sequence ATGCTTCTTGAAGGGAAACGAGCCCTGATTCTGGGTGTTGCCAACAACAAAAGCATTGCATACGGCATTGCCAAAGAATTTAAAGAAAACGGCGCAAAACTTGCGTTCAACTTTCTTGGCGATGCGCTGAAAAAACGTGTTGAACCTATCTGTGAAGAGCTTGACGGCGATTTTATCTTCCAGTGTGATGTAAGCAGCGATGACGAAATTGCTGAAGCAGTAAAATTAGTTGAAGAAAAATGGGGTGGCGTGGATATTATTGTTCATTCCATCGGCTTTGCTGACCGCAAGGATCTTCAGGGACGTTTTATTGAAACTTCCCGTGACGGATTCAAACTTGCCATGGACATCTCTGCATATTCTTTAACAGCTGTCTGTGGTGCATTTGAGCACCTGCTCACCGACAATGCATCAATTATCACCCTCTCCTATTACGGCTCCGAAAAGGTTATTACTAACTATAACGTAATGGGCGTTGCTAAAGCAGCTCTTGAAGCCAGCGTACGCTACCTTGCTGTTGATCTTGGCGAAAAGAATGTTCGCATCAATGCTATTAGCGCAGGTCCAATTAAAACTTTGGCTGCTTCAGGCATTTCCGGATTCCGCAAAATCCTTAACTACATTGAAGACAATGCTCCGCAACAGCGAAATGTAACTACAGAAGATGTAGGACGTTCAGCGCTGTACCTTGCTTCAGACCTTTCATCCGGCGTTACCGGTGAAGTTCTGCATGTTGATTGCGGTTACCATGTAGTAGGTATCGGCATCAAATAG
- a CDS encoding TetR/AcrR family transcriptional regulator, with the protein MNNSLRTKPQQERAIATINSILKASKRVLLSEGYEKFTTNRVAAESGFNIGTVYRYFPDKENIILKLYTERLDEAYVFFINHLTDKSIWDNRTWNTIEEFFGSILARFIANHTVDDHYLAVELTKATVLNQHIQHPSGTYEKRAREAIRKTIQKRFKLKADNQQIQFLLSLGIHLALMVSMQPEKKRHYTAEQVATTFSATIRTYFKSPLTS; encoded by the coding sequence ATGAACAATTCGCTACGCACCAAGCCACAACAAGAGCGTGCGATCGCCACAATCAACAGCATATTAAAAGCTTCTAAACGCGTTCTTCTCTCCGAAGGGTACGAAAAATTTACGACCAATCGGGTAGCAGCCGAGTCGGGTTTTAACATTGGAACAGTATACCGGTACTTTCCAGACAAAGAAAACATCATCCTCAAACTCTATACAGAGCGACTTGATGAAGCTTACGTTTTTTTCATAAACCATCTGACAGACAAAAGCATTTGGGACAACCGTACGTGGAATACCATTGAAGAATTCTTCGGCTCTATCCTTGCACGCTTTATTGCAAACCACACCGTAGATGACCACTACCTCGCCGTTGAGCTGACAAAAGCCACTGTTTTGAACCAGCATATCCAACACCCAAGCGGCACATACGAAAAACGCGCCCGCGAAGCCATCCGCAAGACGATACAAAAGCGCTTCAAGCTCAAGGCTGACAACCAACAAATTCAATTTCTTCTCTCTCTCGGAATCCATCTCGCCCTCATGGTCAGCATGCAGCCAGAAAAAAAACGTCACTATACCGCTGAGCAAGTAGCAACCACATTCTCCGCAACCATTCGTACATATTTCAAAAGCCCACTGACTAGCTAA
- a CDS encoding phage regulatory CII family protein, which produces MRSELTKIVHELVLNSPIPAKALAKEIGKPYSTLLREVNPYDAGAKLGVETLMDIMKKTGNVEPLEYIAQEMGFAIVDPKLMTEPNETATLADIA; this is translated from the coding sequence ATGCGTTCTGAGTTAACTAAAATTGTCCATGAACTGGTGTTAAACAGTCCAATTCCAGCAAAAGCACTCGCGAAAGAAATCGGCAAGCCGTATTCTACCTTGCTCCGCGAAGTGAATCCGTATGATGCCGGAGCTAAATTGGGCGTCGAAACATTAATGGACATAATGAAGAAAACTGGAAACGTTGAACCATTAGAGTACATTGCTCAAGAAATGGGATTTGCAATCGTAGATCCAAAACTTATGACAGAGCCAAATGAAACTGCAACTCTGGCTGATATAGCTTAG
- a CDS encoding phosphoribosylaminoimidazolesuccinocarboxamide synthase: MKVVTQTTITDYPLVSRGKVRDIYEIDDSSLLIITTDRMSAFDVIMAEPIPYKGVILNQITLFWMKKFEHIIANHLIASDVKDFPEPLHKYSDELEGRSVLVKKAKPLPIECIVRGHISGSGWKDYNKTGSVCGYELPEGMVESEKFPNPLFTPSTKAELGEHDENISVERATEMIGKELAEKVADVSLRIFSEGRDFAEEKGIIIADTKFEFGMVDGELTLIDEVLTPDSSRFWPKSSYTPGKSQPSFDKQYLRDWLSTQDWDKTPPAPALPAEVIEETGKKYAEAYTILTGQTLLL, from the coding sequence ATGAAAGTCGTTACCCAGACAACTATTACAGATTATCCGTTGGTTTCCCGAGGAAAAGTTCGCGATATCTACGAAATTGATGATTCCAGTCTGCTTATTATTACTACCGACCGCATGTCAGCATTTGATGTTATCATGGCAGAACCGATTCCATACAAAGGTGTTATTCTTAACCAGATCACCTTATTCTGGATGAAAAAGTTCGAGCACATCATTGCCAACCATCTCATCGCTTCTGACGTAAAAGATTTCCCAGAGCCGCTGCATAAGTATTCAGATGAGTTAGAAGGTCGCTCCGTGCTTGTTAAAAAAGCTAAGCCCCTTCCTATTGAATGTATTGTTCGTGGTCATATTTCCGGTTCCGGCTGGAAAGACTACAACAAAACCGGCTCCGTGTGTGGCTACGAACTGCCGGAAGGAATGGTGGAATCTGAAAAGTTCCCGAATCCGCTGTTTACCCCTTCCACAAAAGCAGAGCTTGGCGAACACGACGAAAATATTTCTGTTGAACGTGCTACAGAAATGATCGGCAAAGAACTTGCTGAAAAAGTAGCAGATGTGAGTTTACGCATATTCTCCGAGGGTCGCGATTTTGCAGAAGAAAAAGGCATCATCATTGCTGACACAAAATTTGAGTTCGGCATGGTTGATGGAGAACTGACATTGATTGATGAAGTTCTCACTCCGGACTCTTCCCGCTTCTGGCCTAAGTCCAGCTACACTCCGGGTAAAAGCCAGCCTAGTTTTGATAAACAATACCTGCGTGACTGGTTGAGTACACAAGACTGGGACAAAACCCCGCCAGCACCTGCTCTTCCTGCTGAAGTTATTGAAGAAACAGGTAAAAAGTACGCTGAGGCTTACACTATACTTACAGGACAAACACTGCTACTCTAA
- a CDS encoding amino acid ABC transporter ATP-binding protein, producing the protein MIRFEQVNKWYGSDHHVLKDINLEIKQGEVVVICGPSGSGKSTLIRCINRLEPIQQGKIIVDDMDLHNPRLDLTTLRAEIGFVFQQFNLYPHMTVLENITLAPTMVRNMPRAEADKLGMELLKKVNIPDKAGAYPSQLSGGQQQRVAIARGLAMKPKIMLFDEPTSALDPEMINEVLDVMKALAREGMTMACVTHEMGFAREVADRVIFMDEGVLVEENTPNEFFNNPQHDRSKEFLSKILSH; encoded by the coding sequence GTGATTCGTTTCGAACAAGTGAATAAGTGGTACGGCAGTGACCACCATGTGCTTAAAGACATAAATCTTGAAATAAAACAAGGCGAAGTAGTTGTAATATGTGGACCTTCCGGTTCCGGCAAATCGACTCTTATTCGCTGCATAAACAGACTTGAACCCATCCAGCAGGGCAAAATCATCGTAGATGATATGGACTTGCACAACCCTCGCCTCGACCTCACTACGCTTCGTGCTGAAATCGGTTTCGTATTCCAGCAATTCAATCTGTACCCGCATATGACAGTTTTGGAAAACATTACACTCGCTCCTACCATGGTACGAAACATGCCGCGTGCTGAAGCAGATAAACTCGGCATGGAACTTCTTAAAAAAGTTAATATTCCTGATAAAGCTGGGGCATACCCAAGCCAACTTTCCGGCGGACAGCAACAGCGCGTTGCCATTGCACGCGGTCTTGCAATGAAGCCCAAAATCATGCTTTTTGACGAGCCTACGTCTGCTCTTGACCCTGAAATGATTAATGAAGTTCTGGATGTAATGAAAGCGCTTGCCCGTGAAGGAATGACTATGGCGTGTGTTACTCACGAAATGGGATTTGCACGAGAAGTGGCAGACAGAGTTATCTTTATGGATGAAGGTGTATTAGTTGAGGAAAATACACCGAATGAATTTTTCAACAATCCACAGCACGACCGAAGCAAAGAGTTTTTAAGCAAAATTTTGTCACATTAA
- the gatA gene encoding Asp-tRNA(Asn)/Glu-tRNA(Gln) amidotransferase subunit GatA: MSFLYDKSLSEIRSLLLAKELTVTEVVEACLARIEETEPSIQALISVQAEEAREQARAMDEAGPDESKPLWGIPLTVKDLLCTKGTKTTCGSKILENFEPFYDAFAIAKLKEAGAILIGKANMDEFAMGSSTENSAYKATKNPWDLNKVPGGSSGGSAASVTASQAFGTLGTDTGGSIRQPASLCGCVGLKPTYGRVSRRGMVAYGSSLDQIGPMTRSVEDNARMLQVIAGHDAKDSTSVDVPVDDYLAALDRKDLQGLKIGLPKEFWAEGLDAEVESSCRAAVAKLEELGAELVEVELPHSSFAIATYYIIAMAEASSNLARFDGVRYGYRSDKAEDLLDIYVKSRSEGFGDEVQRRIMLGTYVLSSGYYDAYYKKAAQVRRLIREDYLKALEQCDVLVGPASPVTAWNVGELTSDPLKMYLMDIYTISLNLAGLPGLSLPVGLGADSNMPVGLQLLGKEFDEATLYSVASLLEKNTEKLGVPAGL; encoded by the coding sequence ATGTCATTTTTGTACGATAAATCCCTAAGTGAAATCCGCTCGCTGCTGCTTGCTAAAGAGCTCACCGTTACTGAAGTTGTTGAAGCGTGCCTTGCACGTATTGAAGAAACTGAACCTTCCATTCAGGCTCTTATTTCTGTTCAGGCTGAGGAAGCTCGTGAACAGGCGCGCGCCATGGATGAAGCTGGTCCTGACGAAAGCAAGCCTCTTTGGGGTATTCCGCTTACCGTTAAAGACTTGCTTTGTACCAAAGGCACTAAGACCACTTGCGGTTCTAAAATTCTTGAAAACTTCGAACCATTTTACGATGCATTTGCCATTGCAAAATTGAAGGAAGCCGGAGCCATCCTCATTGGTAAAGCCAATATGGATGAATTTGCTATGGGTTCCTCCACAGAAAACTCTGCATACAAAGCCACTAAAAACCCTTGGGATCTCAACAAAGTTCCGGGTGGTTCTTCCGGTGGTTCCGCAGCATCCGTAACAGCATCGCAGGCATTTGGTACGTTGGGCACAGACACAGGTGGTTCTATCCGCCAGCCTGCAAGCCTTTGTGGTTGTGTCGGTCTCAAACCGACCTATGGTCGTGTTTCACGCCGTGGTATGGTTGCGTATGGCTCTTCTCTGGATCAGATTGGTCCTATGACACGCTCTGTTGAAGACAACGCGCGTATGCTTCAGGTTATTGCTGGTCACGATGCAAAAGATTCTACCAGCGTCGATGTACCTGTTGATGACTACCTTGCAGCACTTGATCGCAAAGACTTACAAGGTCTCAAAATTGGTTTGCCTAAAGAATTCTGGGCAGAAGGTCTTGATGCTGAAGTTGAGTCTTCATGCCGAGCTGCTGTTGCTAAGTTAGAAGAACTCGGTGCTGAACTTGTAGAAGTTGAGCTTCCGCATTCTTCTTTCGCGATTGCAACCTACTACATTATCGCTATGGCTGAAGCCAGTTCAAACCTCGCCCGTTTTGATGGCGTACGGTACGGCTACCGCAGTGACAAAGCAGAAGATCTGCTTGATATCTACGTAAAATCCCGCTCTGAAGGCTTCGGGGATGAAGTACAGCGCCGCATTATGCTCGGTACTTATGTACTTTCTTCCGGCTATTACGATGCCTACTACAAAAAAGCTGCACAGGTTCGTCGCCTTATTCGCGAAGATTACTTGAAAGCACTTGAGCAATGCGACGTACTCGTAGGTCCTGCATCTCCTGTAACAGCGTGGAATGTTGGTGAGCTGACAAGCGACCCGCTAAAAATGTACCTCATGGATATTTACACTATTTCCCTTAACCTTGCAGGGCTTCCGGGCTTATCTCTTCCTGTTGGTTTAGGTGCAGATAGCAATATGCCTGTTGGTCTACAGCTTCTTGGTAAAGAGTTCGACGAAGCCACACTCTACAGCGTGGCATCTCTTCTTGAAAAAAATACTGAAAAGCTCGGTGTTCCAGCAGGATTATAA
- the hisD gene encoding histidinol dehydrogenase yields the protein MPCRMISYQSKEDWKGIRDLLAGRDNPDNSVEPVVRDILHHVHTEEDKALVHYTQKFDCPSFTADMVRVSEAALEKAAQDIPAEDFDIIKEAAHNIRTFHENQKEKSWFTTSEDGTILGQVVRPVDRAGLYVPGGQGGDTPLISSMLMNVIPAQVAGVEEICVVSPPREDGLPNQYILAAAHYLGITNVFACGSAWAIAALAYGTKTIPAVDVIAGPGNIFVTTAKRLFIGTVGIDMVAGPSEILIIADKTGNPVQIAADMLSQAEHDPLASAILVTDDNELAKAVCDELKTQTGLLPRNEIAATALKDWSAIVVTPDMAAAVELSNNVAPEHLEIIVEDPWALLPTIRNAGAIFMGANSPEPVGDYFAGPNHVLPTNGTARFSSALSVETFTKKSSIIAASASFTQKNAPKIARLARLEGLEAHARSAETRLKK from the coding sequence ATGCCCTGTCGTATGATCAGCTACCAGTCCAAAGAGGATTGGAAGGGAATCAGGGATCTTCTCGCTGGACGGGATAACCCTGACAATTCTGTTGAACCTGTGGTGCGTGATATCCTGCATCATGTGCATACAGAAGAGGATAAGGCTCTTGTTCATTACACGCAAAAGTTTGACTGCCCTTCGTTTACGGCGGATATGGTGCGCGTGTCCGAGGCTGCGCTTGAAAAAGCTGCGCAGGACATTCCCGCAGAAGACTTTGATATCATCAAAGAAGCTGCACACAATATCCGTACATTCCACGAGAACCAGAAAGAGAAATCCTGGTTTACTACAAGCGAAGACGGAACAATTTTGGGACAGGTTGTACGCCCCGTTGACCGTGCCGGACTCTACGTACCGGGCGGGCAAGGTGGCGACACTCCGCTTATCTCCAGCATGCTTATGAACGTTATCCCCGCACAGGTTGCAGGTGTGGAAGAAATCTGCGTTGTGTCACCTCCGCGTGAGGATGGATTGCCAAACCAGTATATTCTTGCAGCCGCCCATTATCTAGGGATTACAAATGTATTTGCCTGCGGCAGCGCATGGGCAATCGCCGCTCTTGCGTACGGCACAAAAACCATTCCTGCCGTAGATGTTATTGCAGGTCCTGGAAATATTTTTGTTACTACTGCTAAACGCTTGTTTATCGGCACAGTAGGCATTGATATGGTTGCAGGCCCGAGCGAAATTCTCATCATCGCAGATAAAACCGGAAATCCCGTGCAAATTGCTGCGGATATGCTTTCTCAAGCAGAACATGACCCTCTTGCATCAGCTATTCTTGTTACTGATGATAACGAGCTTGCAAAAGCTGTCTGTGACGAGCTTAAAACGCAAACCGGTCTACTGCCGCGCAATGAGATTGCAGCAACTGCCCTTAAAGATTGGAGCGCAATTGTTGTCACTCCAGATATGGCAGCCGCTGTAGAGCTTTCTAACAATGTTGCACCTGAGCATTTGGAAATAATTGTTGAAGATCCATGGGCGTTATTACCGACCATCCGAAACGCTGGCGCTATTTTTATGGGCGCTAACTCTCCGGAACCTGTCGGTGATTACTTTGCAGGCCCTAACCACGTGCTGCCTACAAACGGTACTGCACGTTTTTCATCAGCATTGTCTGTTGAAACCTTCACAAAAAAATCCAGCATTATTGCTGCGTCTGCTTCCTTCACGCAAAAAAACGCACCGAAAATTGCGCGCCTTGCACGCCTTGAAGGACTGGAAGCACACGCCCGTTCCGCAGAAACCCGCTTAAAGAAATAG
- a CDS encoding transporter substrate-binding domain-containing protein, translating into MRISRVLALTLTLVMMASVAFAGPSYDRIMKDKKIRIGVMTDSIPGAFFNDKGEWVGFDYDIASEVAKRLGVDIERVKVNNKTRIAFIQQGRIDASVANMTHTREREKSIDFSITYFFDGQKILSKTGKYQSLADMKDKKIATMQGTTSEINVKRALKALGVANPDAHVISFQKESECFQALQMGRVAGWSTDATILLGYASKTPGKYELVGEFLSDEPYGIGLPHNDSALRNSVNAALQDMWRDGTYMTIYNKWYGPDTPFAMPMTGSIELWP; encoded by the coding sequence ATGCGTATTAGTAGAGTTCTGGCTTTAACTTTAACTCTTGTAATGATGGCGTCCGTTGCTTTTGCAGGTCCTTCTTATGATCGTATCATGAAGGACAAAAAAATCCGTATAGGTGTCATGACCGACTCAATCCCCGGCGCGTTCTTCAATGACAAAGGTGAATGGGTAGGGTTTGATTACGATATCGCATCTGAAGTTGCCAAACGTCTCGGTGTTGATATTGAGCGCGTAAAAGTGAACAACAAAACCCGCATTGCCTTTATCCAGCAGGGTCGTATTGATGCATCTGTTGCGAACATGACACACACTCGTGAGCGCGAAAAGTCTATCGACTTCTCCATCACCTACTTCTTTGATGGTCAGAAAATTCTCTCAAAAACAGGCAAATACCAGTCTCTTGCTGATATGAAAGACAAAAAAATTGCTACAATGCAGGGTACAACTTCCGAAATCAATGTGAAGCGTGCTCTTAAAGCATTAGGCGTTGCCAATCCTGATGCACATGTTATTTCATTCCAGAAAGAATCCGAATGTTTTCAGGCTCTTCAGATGGGTCGTGTAGCCGGTTGGTCAACAGACGCAACCATTCTGCTTGGCTATGCTTCAAAAACTCCGGGCAAATACGAGCTGGTTGGTGAATTCCTTTCTGACGAACCATACGGCATCGGTCTTCCTCACAACGACTCTGCACTGCGTAATTCTGTAAACGCAGCACTTCAAGATATGTGGCGTGACGGTACCTACATGACTATTTACAACAAATGGTACGGTCCGGACACACCTTTTGCTATGCCTATGACCGGTTCAATCGAACTGTGGCCATAA